The DNA region AACGCATGCGTTTCACAGTAGCTTACTGTATGTGGCAACGAcacactgttaagaaaaaaaaaaaaaacgttattttaatcagaaattctccgtaaaaatatactgtgctcagccgtatttcagtaaaatacaggcggctgtaattttaccatactttgttcttatattttacgggttagttaccgtaatattactcctttaagtcaatatatccggttttaaaacggcaAAATTCCTAAAATGAATGCTGCCAGGGATTTACCGCTTTTCAATGCAAATTTCCAACAGTGTAATTTTTCAGTAATGATCCATGTAAGCACTGCCTTAATTCAATATCACTTAGTTGCATTGGTCTAACAGATCGATGATTACCTATCCAATTACATACCATATCCAATgctattttttattaatgttaagaGGATCAACAGTGAAGATAGTATACTATTATAGTTTCACACCAATTTCTGCCGATTCTTTCAAATGGAAGATGTCAGTGGAAATGGTTGCTACTATAATCAGTAAATGTAGTCCTTTCACTTATTGGCATTTGATTATTTCGGAATTCTGTCCTCTATCAAATCAAGTGTTGTGCAATCAATCTTGCAAAGGCGATAATGGCAGTAATAGTTGCTTCTTATGAGACGAAGGCACGCAGCCGTAGTAAATAGTAAATAGATCAATTCAATACTCATCAAACACGGAGCAACCCCTAAATAtctttttctataataaaataacCTAGATTGGGAAGGAATCATAATGGTTACATACATATCCTGATCCCGAAGAcaacaagaacaaaataaaaagaaagtccTACTATATCTTCAGCTCTAAAAAGGTCAAGTGAACGCCATAGATAAGATTCAGAATAAACAACATCTATACTCTGTTTAACGCCCATATGCTCTTTTATATTCCAAGTTAGTATAACATTCCGCTATGTTACCACATTGCAAGACATCATGACTTGTTTGTTGCTAGGTTACCTCAGTTATGCTTGGCTGAGCGAAGGTGCCATCCAAACGTGTTTGGAAATTACTGACGGTTCAAGCTCACTTGGCAGCAGACACTTTAATCTGGTGTTATCTCTTTCCTACTCCTAGAGGTTTCTTACTCAGGTGAAGAAAAAGCAACTAACCatgaaattgattttaaaatggTCTTGAAACTTGCCTAAGatggggaaaattttattttgtaggTAACAAATAAACTTGTAATATGATGTACCATTTGTTAGCCTATCAAGTGGAGCGAAAACAATAAGGCAGAGACAAATTTTATTGCAAATAACAAACGAAGTTATTTGATATCAAACATGGATGTTTTTTGTTTGCTGACCTAATTTGTGGTTTAAAAAATGGAAACCtattaatttataaagaaaaaaaaatcataaaaatgtttGATAACTGTAAAAGAATGCTGACAGAATAACTAGAATAATGTTTACAAGATAACTATAGAAGAAGGCTTGCAGCCCGTGAGAGTATTTTTAGAACGAGCATAGAGATCTAGGCAGCGGTAAATGCTATTTTTATTCTAAGAATAAGGCTTTGATCAAAGTGAAGCTGCTCACAGGTCTGGAGCTGCTTGGGGCTAATGtacactgactcccttggtgtTATAACAAGTGAGGTTAGTTCTCCAGTTGCGACATCTGATCAAGCCTTGATTTCGTTAGTATTTAAGATTGAGCACCTGTCCCTGATGTGTCCTActcacgggatatatatatatatatatatacacacacatatatatatatatatatatatacacaaacacacgcacgcacacacacacacacacacacatatatatatacaattatatatatatatatatatatatatctgtctatctatctatttatctatctatatatctatatatatatatatatatatatgtgtgtgtgtgtgtgtgtgtgtgtgtataaaatctcaAACAGACAGAAATGGTATTTTAAGTTTAGAGTGATCTTTTGCTCTTGaagtaaacacaaatatataaaagttttgAGCAGCCTCAAAGAAGCAACTTGATTTACTATCAACATGCTCTACTATTACCTAGGTTAAATATGCGCACCACCGTTATAGATATGCCTGATATTTATGTCGAAAAAAGGCTACTTTGAGGAAATACATTCATTTAGATACATATACCTAAGCCTGTTATTTATACCATTTCGAACAATTTTctcataatatataatttttcttttccgtGCTTTCATGGGAATTCCTAAAATTCTTTTTACAGGTTCAGCAATCGATTTTTAATGAAGATGAATCTGAAAAATTTAAAGATGACAAATATGTTGCTTTCaaaaggattttatataaattggccAAGGAGTTTTTGCTTTTCGTCAATATCATTGATGatattacaaagatcattttaaagGTAAGCCAAGCTTTTTAAATATCATCTAAATttattagtaaaaatatatatatatatatatatatatgtgtgtgtgtatatatatatatatatatatatatttatatatatatacatatatatatatatatatatatatatgcgataaaaTTCAAAACCTCAAGACACCTGCAGAGGTTCAACATCAATGTGTATTAAAATACTTTACTGTCATTATGAAAAATCATTTGCAAAACAATGAACCTTAGTCACAGACACTTCTCACATTTCAGATGCCGAGGAAAAGGTACCTTTTTAAAGGATCAATTGAAATTGATTTTTATCGCTTATATAAAATTTTCTCTTCGATGCTTTATCTAAAAGGCATTCCCAATATTTTGATGAAACTTGTTCAGTCAATTTCTAAAGAAGATTAACCTACCGACTTTAAAAGAAACTGTAAATATGTTTCTTCATGTACGAGTTCATATATATGTCTAATGCTTTATTtgtattatcaatgttattacttttattacaaaGGTAATTCGATAGGTAGACAAGTAAAATACTTACTCAAAGtctaccgttaaaaaaaaaaaacggtgaacaATACTTTGCAAGACTAACGGATATTCTTTTAAGTCATGAAATTTAGTTTTTATTGGGGACGGCCGGTTGACAACGAATTCATTCTCAATGAGTATCATTATTGCAAAATGCAGTTTCCGAATCCCTCCTCCAGGTGGCCGAAGGTCATTCTGGCCGAAGGTCACTCCAGCGTATATAAGAGGAGGGACAACGCTTTTCGACATCACGTTCTGCCATCGAACTTGCTACAATGAAGGTCCTGGTAAGTCTCTCCTTTTGGATCTGTTGATGGGATGCGGTGAAAATCCGATCTCAAAACAATTTCAAGTCAGCCTGATTTCTGGCATCTAATCGTTTCCTGACGCCAATGATTTGGTGAAGAAGTCATTAACATACCGATTTATTCCTCTAAGTTAGAGTTCTAAATTGAACAGAATGTGTACCAAATATAAAATCTTGGAAATTTCTGATAGCATAACGATAATGTAAACAAAATACTTGTAACTTTGggtgattaataaataaataatatatctgATATAAAGATTGACAGCAAGAAGAGAAAAGACATTGCTTTCATTGTTCTGTATAAATCTAAGATATCTTTCATTCCtaaatttccaaaattcttccCCTATTAGGTCATTATTGCCCTTTGCTTGGTTGCCCTTGCGGCTGCTCGTCCTTCGGACATCGTGGACTTCGAGTTGGACAACCACGAGCAGGAGCAGGAGGGCCAACCCGGTAGGGCTGTTGAGGGCGAGTACTCCTGGGTAGCACCTGACGGCAACGAGTATTACGTCAAGTATATTGCTGATCACAACGGATACAGGATCGTCGATGACAACGTCGTGCCCGAGGCTCCTGAAAACGAGCAacctgaggatgatgatgataaatagacAATTATATGATGGCTATGATAGATACTGGATGTGATATTCGAAtggaataaagattatttttcatagATAACTACTgttctatttttttcaaattccttCTGAAGAGCAGGGAAGGGCTTTATTTTGTCAGCTTCACTTatcaattattgtttttttatatgaacTGTAGAATGATATCTATAAAATGATTGGTCAGGAAAAACAATCTCAGCTTTGGGTTCTGTACGGTAATTATGGTAAGGACGTAAGCAGAATAAATGGAATGAGAAAGCTAAATAGTATACCGGTATGTAATAAGATATTAAATgcactattttttttcttgtgacaAAAAGCCAATCGGAATAATAGCTCTTCCATGTAGTTTGGAAAAAGTAAATTGCGAATTATTAGAACGTACACAGGAAGGTCTGAAAAATTTGGAATCAGAAGGGACTTCGAATACTCTTAAAAGGGTTATAGTATAGATAGATGTGTATGATAACCAAATAAAGGAAGCCTAAATAGTCAATATATTTAGAGGAAGTTGAAAACAGTATTGCCATGCCGAGAAGGGCAATGCATTTAATGTTATAGAATTGGTAGATAATTTTGCCTTGAAGATCTTTTTTCCCACTACCATTTTCATCAAATTATGAATTATATGCACCAAATCAAAAGTGTTGGCAgtagttattttgtttgtaaaatcTTAATTAAATTATTCAACAATACACACTTGAGATTATATTAGAAGTCATTATTGATTGATTATCTGATATTTGGTCATCTGATGTAACAACTACCAAGGTCACTGGCAGAAAAACAAAAgacttctttaagtatttgatgtCTTAATACTCGATGGTGATGGGCCATCATTCATATAATTCAACAATCAACATTTATTGAGGTATTATCAATTGCATTATAATGATTTACAAAACGTGTTGAAGAAGTTTTTATTCTTCATTAGATGGGAAATAAAACCAACAACGATTTACAGAGGTACAATTGGGATTGTTGAAATTCGTAGTTACATTTTACTGATGggatttatttaaaattttcattctaGTAATTTTGTGGTGAATTAACTTATCCAATGCCAAAGATAGAATGGTTTTCataatgaaagtaaaagaaaaatatctaggGTACCTTATCTGATctatacatctttttttttcttttttactcggGGCCTACTAAGTTTATTGAGTTATTATAATTCACAAATGTAATACATCTCGAAAAatggtttttgttttaattctgctATTTTCCAGATCTTCAACTTAACCCATCACCCTTCATATGGGCCTCTCAGAACCTGATAGATACATGCCCATCACGGTATCTTATATTCTAAAGACATTTGTAATTGTTCAATAATGACACATGCAAGCACTAACTTAATATTACTTAGTTGTAGTGGTTAACATACTAATAATTACCTATCAAATTACTTACCAGGTTCAATGCTTCTTTATCCTATTGATAAAAGTACCAGCAATAAAGCTAAGTTACTACTAAATTTTCACATCAATTTCTGCAGATTCTTTCACCTGGAATATGTCAATGGAAATGACTGCTGTTGTAATCTGTTTCTCTTTTCTACATTAAACGTAGCCCaactattttcatttcattatttcggAATTCTGTCCTCTATCAAACAAAATGGTGTGTAACTAATCTTACAAAAGCGGTAATAACCTTATTATTTGCTTCTTTTCAGACACAACTTTAGTAAATAGCTGCGTCGACGGCAAAGCGAATGATCTAGTTAAAATTGATACCGGTGATTAAACATCATATCATACCAATTCATTAATAATCAAACTCGGTATATctaccaaatatatttttctatgctaAAAAACCCTAGATTTCAAAGACGCCATAACGGCCATGAATATCCTAACCCAGAAGatcacgagagaaaaaaaaaagaaaaaattgaagccGGAACTTCATAGATACAGAGATCCATTGGTTAGATTTAGAATGAACAGCATCTAGAATCTGTTCAACGCCCTTTTACACTTTTGAATTCTAAGTTGTTTGATCTTTCCACTATGTTACCCAATGGTGAGACATCATGACTTGTTTGTTGCTAGGTTACCTCAGTTATGCTTGGCTGAGTGAAGGTATCATCCAAACTTGTTTGGAAATTACTGATGGTTCAAGCTCACTTGGCAGCAGACACTTATTTTATTCTAGTGTCTCTTGCCTAGAGGTTTATTACTGAGgtgaagaaaaaataaactaacCATTAAATTAACTAAAATTATCTAGATACCTGTCTAAGACGGAGACAGATTTCTTTTGTAGACAACAAATAAACTTGAAGATGCTGTAACATTGCTTTGCCTATCAAGTAAAGCTAAAACAATAAACAATTCGTTATGTGGGTTAATATAAGATAGAAGGTGGAGACAAATCATATTGCAAATAACAAATAAAGTTATTtgatatcaaagattttttttttttttttttgcacaccttCTAAATAGTTCAATGAAATTGAATACTGTCAAAATTGGAAAAATTCATAGATCTTTTTGATAACTGTAGAAGAATTTTTACAGTCTGTAAAAGTATTATTAGAGCAAAAGAGAGAAAAACAGTCAACCCTGGGGCTATTTTAAAAACTAGCCTCTTATCTCTGAAACTTCTCCAGGATGAAGTTACATTTTCGAAGATCAAGGCAAAAACCTGTATAACATTTTgcttaaaagaaaataagtttatcGTGTTAAAAGAATCGAATCAATTCAAAATTCAACTTATTTCAGGATACCTAGCAGATCTTTCCTTTCAGTCAAAAAAAATCTTTTGTGGATTCTGTGAAAAGCCAAATTTACATTACTGCATCAATAAATTCAAGATGATTACAATCATTTGAAGTGAGTTCATCGACAACTATCATCacgagaatatataaaaaaaaacaatgttcaaATACTGCCTTTATATTTGATAAAGAACTTCCATATCTATATGAAGATTTAataaccaattatatatatatatatttatatatatatatatatatatatatatgtatatatatatatatatatatatacacatatatatatatacatatatatgtgtatatatatgtttatatatacatacatatatatatatatatatatatacatatgaccctaGAGCCTACATGAAGATAATAGCCAGTTGTAAACACTACCTTTATCCTATGTCTAATGTTGTGAGAAAATTAGAAATGAAGCTTCTGACAGGTCTTGTAACTGCTTGAACCAAGTGTACACTGACTCAATTGACgttataataagtaaggttggttttccatttgtgatgtctgatcatgccttgctttcgttagtaattaagattgagcagccagtccctgatgtgtcatactcatataagatatatataaaatctcaaatagAATGGAAgagcattttgagtgatcttttctATTTGAAAAGGTCTCAATTCTATAAAAATATTCAGCTTTATCTTCTCTTGAATGAGAATGTGGTCAACATAATTCAAAGACGTATTTTTTCCGTGTGTTAAAAAACCGAATGAAAGGaatctggttcaatgatgattttagacgcaCTTATTTGAGGAAACAAGAAGCTCATCACCTTTGGAAATGGGCAcattagatttgacttggaatcactatactcagctaagagctgaaAAGGAGAAATAGAAAACCGGTCAGCATTCACAGAGCAATCTCATTTTTCCTTGTAGGTTCATTGCaagtacacacttatatatatatatatatatatatattatacatatatatatacatatatatacatgtatatatatatatatatatatatgtcagcagcatttaaaattaaaagaatatatatatatatatatatatatatatatatatatatatatatatatatttatatatatatatatatatatatatatttgtgcatgtgcacatgtactgtatatacatgttatcATCTAAAATGGGGAAACACCCTTAAAATAGCAACTTAAATTGCTATCAACATGCTTTAATGTTATCCAGGTAAAATATCCGTAGTGCCGGTATAGATATTCATGATATTTCGTGTGCCGAAGAAGaactactttgaaaaaaaaaaaatccaatcattTTAATACGGGatattaacatatacagtattGCAGTCTAATATATAAACAATTTCGAGCAATTTTCTCgtatataaaattctttttttcaCTGCTTCGAAGTGCACTTCTAAAATTATGTACATAGTTTTGCCTATCATTTCTATAGAGATAAATTTTTCTTCCAAAAGGATTTTATACAAATTGATCAATGATTTTTGGCTTTACGTCAGTATTATTGATATTACAATGGACATTCTAAAGATAAACTGATTTATTCAATATTACCCAAATTCAtcactagaaaaaaagaaaaagaaatggctcTAAATAATAGTTCTCAAGACTAACGGATATTCTCCTAAGTCATGAAATTTAGTTTTTGTTAAAGACGGCCGGTTGGTAACGAGTTCACTCTTGACGAATATCATTATCCCAAAATGCAGTTTCCGAATCCCTCCTTCAGGTGGGCGAAGGTCACTCCAGCGTATATAAGAGGAGGGACAACGCTTTTCGACATCACGTTCTGCCATCGAACTTGCTACAATGAAGGTCCTGGTAAGTCTCTCCTTCTGGATATGTTGATGGGATGCGGTGAAAATCCCAATTCAAAACTATTTAAAATCTGCATTTTTCGTGACATCTAATGGTTTCTTGGAGCCAATGTTTTGATGAAGTCATTAGCAGATCGATTTATTTCTCTAAGCTAGAGTTTTAAATTGTACAGAATTGGTGTCAAATATAAAATCTTGTTAATTTCTGATAGCATGACTATAGTATAACCAAAACTTATAACTTTGcctaattaataaagaaaatattatatctGTTATATAGATCGACAGCAAGAAGAGGAAAGACATTGCTTTCATTGTTCTGTATAAATCTAAGATATCTTTCATTCCTAAATCTCCAAATTTTCTTCCCTATCAGGTCATAATTGCCCTCTGCTTGGTTGCCCTTGCGGCTGCTCGTCCTTCGGACATCGTGGACTTCGAGTTGGACAaccaggagcaggagcaggagggcCAACCCGGTAGGGCCGTCGAGGGCGAGTACTCCTGGGTAGCTCCTGACGGCAACGAGTATTACGTCAAGTATGTTGCTGATCACAACGGATACAGGATCGTCGATGACAACGTCGTGCCTGAGGCCCCTGAAAACGAGCAACCTGAGGATAATGATGACAAATAGACAATTATATGATGATTATGATAGATACTGGATGTGATATTCGAAtggaataaagattatttttcatagATAACTACAGTTCTGTTTTTTTCAAATTCCTTCTGAAGAGCAGGAATTCTTTTATTTAGTCAGCTTTacttattaattgttttttttttttaatatgatctaTAAAATGATTGATCGTGAATAATAATCTCAGTTTTGGGTTCTGTACGGCAATTAAGGTAAGGATGTAGTCAGAATAAATGGAATGAGAAAACTAAAGAGTATAATATGTAATAAGATATTCAATGCAATATCAGAATAATAGCTCTTCAATGCAGCTTAGAAAAAGTAAATTGCTAATTATTAGGACGTACACAATCAGGTCGGGAAAATTTGGAAACAGAAGGGACTGCCAATCTTGAAACATAAAAGGAGTTTATATAGtcaaaatacaaaatagaagttcCAAATAATTGGGGTATGATGTGGAATtttgtaatgattagaatatttAGACGGATTTCAGTACAGGTAGTTGTGAATGAAAAGGAAACGAATGAAGCCTAAAAAATCAAGACATTTAGAGGAAATTGGAAATAATATAGCCATGCCAAAGAGGGCGATGCATACAATGTTATAGAATTGGTAGATATTTTTGCCTTGAAGAACTTTTTTTCTCACTACCATTTTCATCAAATTATGAATTATATGCGCCAAATTAAAGGTGTTGGAAGTAGTTAATTTATTGATAAAACCTTAATCGAATTATTTAACAAGACATGTTTTAGATTATATCAAAAGTCATTATTGATTGATTAACTCCACAATCAACTGATTAATTGATCATCTGATGTGACAACTAACAAAGAAACTAGCAGCGAAAAATGGAAGATGTCAGTGGAAATGACTGCTATTATAATCTATTCTCTTTACATTGAATATAACCTATGAACCTATTGTCATTTAATTATTTCTGAATTCTGTCGTGTATGAAATCACTGTTGTGTAACCAGTCTTACAAAAGCAATAATgacattaatttcttctttttagaCACAGCCGTAATAAATAGTTTGGTCAACGGCAAAAAAGATGATCTACTTAAAAATGATGCTGGTGTCTAAACATCATATTAATTCATTAATCATCAAACTTGTTTcaacaacaaaatatatttttgtatagtaAAAAAATCCCTAGATTTAGAAGACGCCATAACGGCCACATATATCCCAACCCagaagataataataaaaagaatggaaGCCCTACTACACCGACACCTTAACGATAGAGAGTGCCAAAGCTAAGATTTAGAATGAAGAACAACTAGAATCTGTTCAACAGCCATTTACTCTTTTGAGTTCTGAGCTGTTGGATCTTTCCGCTATGTCACCCAATGGTGAGACATCATGACTTGTTTGTTGCTAGGTTACCTCGGTTATGCTTGGCTGACTAAAGGTATCATCCAAACGTGTTTGGAAATTACTGACGGTCCAAGCACACTTGGCAGCAGACACTTTTATCTAGTGTTGTCTCTCTCCTATTCCTAGAGGTTTATTGCTCAGGTGAAGAAAAAGCAACTAACCATGATATTGATTCTATAATGATCTTGAAACCTGTCTAAGGCGGAGACAAATTTCTTTTGTAAACAACAAATAAACTTGAATATGCTCTACCATTGGTTTGTCTATGAAGTGAAGCGAAAACAATAAACAATTTAATGTGTGAATCAATATGAAGTATAAAGTGGAGACAAATTTTATTGCAAATAATACATTAtattaattgatataaaaaaaaattgatagatgtCAAAATTGGAAAAACACATAAAATTGTTTGATAACTGTGGAAGAATAGTTACAGCTTGTAAGAATATttttagagcgagagagagagaaaaactatcAACCTTGGGGCTATTTTAAAATCTAGCCTCTTATCTGAAACTTCGCTGAGATGAAGTTACGTTTTCTAAGATCAAGGCAAAACCATGTATAAcattttgataaaaacaaaatgagCTTATCGtgttaaaaaaatcaaaacaactCAAAATTCAACTTATTTTAGGAGACCCAGTAGATTTTTCCCTTCGGTCAAAAAGATCGTTTCCGGGTACTCTGAAAACCCAAATCTATATTACTAAATCAGTAAATTCAAGATGACTGCAATAATTTAAAGTGAGTTCATCAGCAACTATCAATAATACAAtacataaaaataccatttttaagtaCTTTTACGTTTTATAGAGAACTTCCAAGTCTATAGGAAGATTTAACAACCAtttgattatttataaatatatatatatatatatatatatatatatatatatatatatatatatatatatatatatatatatatgtatatatatatacacacatatatatatatgtatatatatatatatatatatatatatatatatatatatgtatatatatatatatatatatatatatatatatatatatatatatatatatatatatgtatgtatgtatatatacatatatatatatatatatatatatatatatatatatatatatatatatatatacacatatatatatacatatatgtatatatatatatatatatatatatatatatatatatatatatatatatatgtatgtatatatatacatatatgtataaataaatatatatatacatatatatatatatatatatatatatatatatatatatatatatatgcatttatgtatacatatatatatacatatatatatatatatatatatatatatatatatatatatatatatatatatatatatatatatatatacagtatacatatatatgcttgtgtgtgtatgtaagcatttaaaattatgtatatgtgtatatatatatatatatatatatatatatatatatatatatatatatatatatatatattatatatatatatatatatatatatacatatttgtacatgtgacaatgtactgtatatatctgttaTCATCTTAAATGGGGAAATGCCCTTAAAAGAGCAACTTGAATTGCTATCAACACGCTTTAATGTCATCCAGGTAAAACATCCGTAGTGTCGATATAGAAATTCATGATATTTCGGCTGCCGACGAAAAACTACTTTGAAAAAATCCAATCATTTTCATACAAGATATTAACATATACCGCAGTCTAATATACAAATAATTTCGAGTAATTTTCTCttataaaaaattcttttttcaCTGCTTCGAAGTGCACTTCTAAAATTCTATATTATAGGTCTGCCTATCATTTTTTAAAGATCTATGTTTCttcctaaatattttgatataaattggTCTATGATTTTTTGCTTTTCGTCAATATCATTGATATTACAATGGTTTTTTTAAAGGTAAACTGATTTTTCTATTACCCAAattcatcagtaaaaaaaaatgacGCTAAACAATAGTTTGAAGCAATAACGGATATTCTCATAAGTCATAAAATTTCTGTTTTGTTGGAGATGGCCGGTTGGCAACGAGTTCACTTTCAACGAATATCATTATCGCAATATGTAGTTTTCGAATACGACCTCCTGTTGCCCGAAGGTCATCCTGGCCGAAGGTCACTCCTGCGTATATAAGAGTAGGAACAACGCTTTTCGACATCACGTTCTGCCATCGAACTTGCTACAATGAAGGTCCTGGTAAGTCTCTCCTTTTGAATCTGTTGATAGGATGCGGTGAAAATCCCAATTCAAAACGATTTAAAATCAGCCTGATTTCTGACATCTAATGGTTTCTTGGCGCCAATTGTTTGATGATGAAGTCATTTATACCTTGATTTATTTCTCTAATGAAGTGTTGTAGATTGGACAGAATTGGTGCTAAATATATATTCTTGGATATTACCAATAGCATAATGATAAAGTAACAAAAggcaaattaataaagaaaatagtattgGGAATAAAGTTGCCTGCAAAAAGCTAAAAGATTTTGCTTTCATTGTTCTGTATAAATCTAAGATATCTTTTAATCCTAAATTTCCAAATGTCTTCCCCTATTAGGTCATTATTGCCCTCTGCTTGGTTGCCCTTGCGGCTGCTCGTCCTTCGGACATCGTGGACTTCGAGTTGGACAaccaggagcaggagcaggagggcCAACCCGGTCGGGCCGTCGAGGGCGAGTACTCCTGGGTAGCTCCTGACGGCGACGAGTATTACGTCAAGTATGTTGCTGATCACAACGGATACAGGATCGTCGATGACAATGTCGTGCCTGAAGCTCCTGAAAACGAGCAacctgaggatgatgatgacaaaTAGACAATTATATGATGATTATGATAGATACTGGATGTG from Palaemon carinicauda isolate YSFRI2023 chromosome 35, ASM3689809v2, whole genome shotgun sequence includes:
- the LOC137627448 gene encoding cuticle protein CP575-like — translated: MKVLVIIALCLVALAAARPSDIVDFELDNHEQEQEGQPGRAVEGEYSWVAPDGNEYYVKYIADHNGYRIVDDNVVPEAPENEQPEDDDDK
- the LOC137627449 gene encoding cuticle protein CP575-like, giving the protein MKVLVIIALCLVALAAARPSDIVDFELDNQEQEQEGQPGRAVEGEYSWVAPDGNEYYVKYVADHNGYRIVDDNVVPEAPENEQPEDNDDK
- the LOC137627451 gene encoding cuticle protein CP575-like, which gives rise to MKVLVIIALCLVALAAARPSDIVDFELDNQEQEQEGQPGRAVEGEYSWVAPDGDEYYVKYVADHNGYRIVDDNVVPEAPENEQPEDDDDK